The Streptomyces sp. NBC_00178 genome contains a region encoding:
- a CDS encoding restriction endonuclease, translating to MSTWRRPGARRPARRQPSGRSSAARSRKRRQAYTGTETLVGVVILVGLVSALLDWLAAHPWVVPLTLLFAAVGAFFWFRPRVLEARQQQVRTRALRYPMEHLDRLEHRQFEYAVRDLMLRDGCTDAVQVGGAGDNGADVKATDPFGRRWVIQCKHRRAGLAGAGVGTQDLQVLNGTGRPVHKGDVVVLVTNGRFTKPAADFARSQRLHLVDRHTLATWAGGSRPLWELLRQVPPPRRPTPLS from the coding sequence GTGAGTACCTGGCGCCGCCCCGGCGCGCGCCGTCCTGCCCGGCGGCAGCCTTCTGGCCGGTCCTCGGCGGCCCGGTCGCGGAAGCGAAGGCAGGCGTACACCGGCACCGAGACGCTGGTGGGTGTCGTCATCCTGGTGGGGCTGGTGTCGGCGCTGCTGGACTGGCTCGCCGCGCATCCCTGGGTGGTGCCGCTCACGCTGCTGTTCGCGGCGGTCGGCGCCTTCTTCTGGTTCCGTCCCCGTGTGCTGGAGGCACGGCAGCAGCAGGTACGGACGCGGGCGTTGCGGTATCCGATGGAGCATCTGGACCGTCTGGAGCACCGGCAGTTCGAGTACGCGGTCCGTGACCTGATGCTCCGCGATGGGTGTACGGACGCGGTCCAGGTCGGCGGGGCCGGGGACAACGGTGCGGACGTGAAGGCCACCGATCCGTTCGGGCGGCGCTGGGTCATCCAGTGCAAACACCGCCGGGCCGGTCTCGCCGGGGCGGGGGTCGGGACCCAGGACCTGCAGGTCCTCAACGGCACCGGCCGCCCCGTACACAAGGGGGATGTGGTCGTGCTGGTCACCAACGGCCGCTTCACCAAACCCGCCGCGGACTTCGCGAGGTCTCAGCGCCTGCACCTGGTCGACCGGCACACCCTGGCCACCTGGGCGGGCGGATCACGACCCTTGTGGGAGCTCCTGCGGCAGGTACCGCCTCCCCGCCGGCCGACACCACTCTCCTGA
- a CDS encoding ScbA/BarX family gamma-butyrolactone biosynthesis protein, translating to MPEVPVIPQAPHVEAVGAGSVPNEYVHLRRPDAVLITGWERLEDGEFSLTARWPAPPEGLAYDPRVLVQTIRQSGLAIAHAEYGVPLSHQTLLNSFDFTVTPGLRFSPSTESHPLSVRVSLTKQRRRGRAGSSLGLDIRILRDDAIVARADCQFAWISPVAYSRLRGDHLTAEWATWPLPDPVAPRTVGRTTRADVVLAPGSGPRHWQLRNDVDNVLMFDHPVDHVPGLVLMEAAYQAAHASLYPAALEATTVTTTFERYTEFDRPCWIEAEVLPPADCGEISVLVTGTQDGNTVFRGHLSGPRA from the coding sequence GTGCCCGAAGTACCCGTGATCCCGCAGGCTCCGCACGTCGAGGCCGTAGGCGCAGGCAGCGTACCCAACGAGTACGTTCACCTCCGGCGCCCCGACGCGGTTCTGATCACCGGATGGGAGCGCCTGGAAGATGGCGAGTTCTCGCTCACCGCCCGCTGGCCGGCTCCCCCGGAAGGACTGGCGTACGACCCCCGGGTACTCGTGCAGACCATCCGGCAGAGCGGTCTCGCCATAGCGCACGCAGAGTACGGTGTTCCGCTCTCACACCAGACGCTCCTCAACTCCTTCGACTTCACCGTCACCCCCGGTCTCCGCTTCTCCCCGTCGACGGAGTCCCACCCGCTCAGCGTGCGGGTCTCGCTCACGAAGCAGAGGAGACGTGGCAGGGCAGGAAGCTCGCTGGGCCTGGACATCCGCATACTGCGCGACGACGCCATCGTGGCCAGGGCAGACTGCCAGTTCGCCTGGATATCCCCGGTCGCATACAGCCGGCTGCGCGGCGATCACCTCACAGCCGAGTGGGCCACATGGCCACTGCCCGATCCCGTCGCCCCCCGCACGGTCGGCCGCACCACACGCGCTGACGTGGTACTGGCCCCCGGAAGCGGGCCACGGCACTGGCAGTTGCGCAACGACGTGGACAACGTCCTTATGTTCGACCACCCCGTTGACCACGTCCCCGGACTCGTCCTCATGGAAGCCGCCTACCAAGCAGCCCACGCATCGCTGTACCCAGCCGCCCTCGAGGCCACCACGGTCACGACCACCTTCGAGCGATACACCGAATTCGACCGGCCCTGCTGGATAGAGGCAGAGGTGCTCCCCCCCGCCGACTGCGGCGAGATCTCGGTTCTGGTGACAGGGACGCAGGACGGCAACACGGTTTTCCGCGGCCACTTGAGCGGACCGCGCGCCTAG
- a CDS encoding ScbR family autoregulator-binding transcription factor, whose translation MVKQQRAIRTRRVFLEAAAEVFDEHGYDAATISAILERAGLTRGALYFHFTSKEELARGVLEEAVTSDGVVPQAFKLQEWVDTALLLAYRLPREPLLSASIRLSVDMRARAMFGTRWPDWIAYGADLLTEGKARGELLPDVDPVAASRLLVGAWTGVQVVRESTAEPLDLVREISSLFEMVLPNIAVPGVLSRLDTSPHRAERLLEQNRAAAAATP comes from the coding sequence TTGGTAAAGCAGCAACGGGCGATCCGCACTCGCCGGGTATTCCTGGAAGCGGCTGCCGAGGTCTTCGACGAGCACGGCTACGACGCCGCCACGATTTCCGCGATCCTCGAGCGGGCCGGCCTCACGCGCGGTGCCCTCTACTTCCACTTCACTTCGAAGGAAGAACTGGCACGGGGAGTCCTTGAGGAGGCGGTGACCTCGGACGGGGTCGTCCCCCAGGCCTTCAAGCTCCAGGAATGGGTGGACACGGCTCTTCTCCTGGCCTACCGCCTCCCAAGAGAACCCCTGCTCAGCGCCTCCATACGGCTCTCCGTCGACATGCGGGCGCGCGCCATGTTCGGCACCCGTTGGCCGGACTGGATCGCGTACGGTGCTGATCTCCTCACGGAGGGGAAGGCGCGAGGCGAGCTGCTTCCGGACGTGGACCCGGTCGCCGCATCACGTCTGCTGGTCGGGGCCTGGACGGGAGTCCAGGTAGTGCGGGAGTCGACGGCAGAGCCTCTGGACCTCGTTCGCGAGATTTCATCGCTCTTTGAGATGGTCCTCCCCAACATCGCAGTGCCCGGCGTGCTCTCCCGCCTGGACACCTCTCCACACCGCGCTGAACGCCTCCTCGAACAGAACAGGGCGGCAGCTGCCGCCACACCCTGA
- a CDS encoding ScbR family autoregulator-binding transcription factor: MTDKDHKEPAPRALQKRSVETRSRIIHAAAEIFDEKGYAAASISMILERAQLTKGALYHHFNTKEQIAEALLAVQVPMSRIRPQESKWQESIDTSFIYARLLQSHPEARAGVRLSIDGGVPSDLDVYGPTRQWIELATYLMTQVDELGHLSADWTPRSAAELIQSSFVGAQLTSLQITGPLRSDLNERIENMWKALLPGMATMSALKKGLDYDADRWNRIPWEEPPAG, translated from the coding sequence ATGACCGATAAAGACCACAAAGAACCAGCGCCGCGGGCACTGCAGAAGCGATCAGTAGAGACGCGAAGTCGGATCATTCACGCCGCTGCGGAGATTTTTGATGAAAAGGGATATGCCGCCGCATCGATCAGCATGATTCTGGAGCGCGCACAGCTCACCAAAGGAGCCCTTTACCACCACTTCAATACAAAGGAACAGATCGCGGAAGCCCTGCTGGCCGTCCAGGTGCCGATGAGCAGGATCCGCCCCCAGGAATCCAAGTGGCAGGAGTCGATCGACACCTCGTTCATCTACGCCCGGCTCCTGCAGAGCCACCCCGAAGCCAGGGCAGGGGTCCGACTGTCCATCGATGGAGGCGTGCCGTCCGACCTGGATGTATACGGCCCTACGCGACAGTGGATCGAACTGGCGACCTATCTCATGACGCAGGTGGACGAGCTGGGCCACCTGTCCGCCGACTGGACACCACGCTCCGCCGCAGAGCTCATTCAGTCCAGTTTCGTAGGGGCACAGCTGACCTCACTACAGATCACGGGGCCCCTTCGCAGCGACTTGAACGAACGAATCGAGAATATGTGGAAGGCCCTGCTCCCCGGCATGGCGACAATGAGCGCACTGAAAAAGGGCTTGGACTACGACGCGGACCGATGGAACCGCATCCCCTGGGAAGAACCGCCCGCCGGCTGA